Sequence from the Streptomyces sp. NBC_01408 genome:
GGTGGTGTCCGTCGGCAGCACGTTGGCGTTCGAGCCGGAGTAGTGGACGTCGTCCATGTCGCCGGAGAGGGCGACGGAGACGTTCAGGTCCTTGATGTGGTGGGTGTCGCCGTCCCGCGTGATCTTGACGACGCGGTTCTCTGCTTTGCCGTACTGGTTCTGGCCCAGAATCGTGGCCATGCTAGCTCCCTCGGTAAACGGAGTAGCCGAACGGGTTGAGCAGCAGCGGTACGTGGTAATGCTCGCCCGGGTTCACCGCAAAGGTGATGGTGACCTCGGGGAAGAACGCACCGCTGTCCCTTACGCGGGGGGCGTCCTGCTGCGCCTCGGCTTGCTTCACTGTGTTGATTTGACGCGTGAAGTACGTCTCGGTCTCGAAGTCGAGACGCACGTGGGTGGTGCCCTCCGGCAGGGCCGGCAGGTCCTTGCAGCGCCCGTCCGTATCGGTGGCGGAGCCACCCAGGGCCGCCCACTCGCCGTCCAGTCCAGTACGGGCCGAAAGCGAGATGGCGACGCCCTCGGCGGGCTTGCCGATGCTGGTGTCCAGGATGTGCGTGGACACCGAATTTCTCGGCGATGCCGCGGTCTCAGTGCTCATGCTCACTCTCCCTCTACGAGTCGGGTCAGGCGGATCTTGTTGATCTTGACGAGCTCGCCGCGGGCGGTTTCC
This genomic interval carries:
- the uraH gene encoding hydroxyisourate hydrolase produces the protein MSTETAASPRNSVSTHILDTSIGKPAEGVAISLSARTGLDGEWAALGGSATDTDGRCKDLPALPEGTTHVRLDFETETYFTRQINTVKQAEAQQDAPRVRDSGAFFPEVTITFAVNPGEHYHVPLLLNPFGYSVYRGS